The Candidatus Accumulibacter similis genome has a segment encoding these proteins:
- the glk gene encoding glucokinase, producing MNLPTRIVADIGGTHARFALLDAANTPRQVQLLAVADFAGPVEAMQAYLAATASPAPSAAAIAIAAPVHEGVVTLTNASWSFSRESIRSRLGLRRLLLLNDFSALALSLPHLPAAELRPVGGGIPVAGAAKAVLGPGTGLGVSGLVRHADHWLPLSGEGGHCSLAPADEREAAILALAWREFQHVSAERIVSGSGLPLLHRLVATVDGRTHVPLSTAEIVARAVAGDDLQCAAVIDTFCALLGSLAGNLALTLGAQGGVYVGGGIIPRLGDIFDRSRFRARFEAKGRFASYLAAIPTYVILSPAPALLGAAHALAECEGCP from the coding sequence ATGAACCTGCCGACACGAATCGTTGCCGACATCGGCGGCACGCATGCCCGCTTCGCGCTGCTCGACGCAGCTAACACGCCACGGCAAGTGCAGTTGCTGGCAGTTGCCGACTTCGCGGGGCCCGTCGAGGCGATGCAGGCCTACCTGGCAGCAACTGCCAGCCCTGCCCCATCTGCCGCTGCGATCGCCATTGCGGCGCCGGTACACGAGGGTGTCGTCACGCTGACGAACGCCTCGTGGAGCTTCTCCCGCGAGAGCATCAGGTCGCGGCTGGGGCTGCGGCGGCTGCTGCTTCTCAACGACTTCAGCGCCCTCGCCCTGTCGCTGCCGCATCTGCCCGCTGCCGAACTGCGGCCGGTCGGCGGCGGCATCCCGGTGGCCGGCGCAGCCAAGGCCGTTCTCGGTCCGGGCACCGGGCTGGGTGTTTCCGGCCTCGTCCGCCATGCTGACCACTGGCTGCCTCTAAGCGGCGAAGGCGGTCATTGCTCGCTCGCCCCGGCAGACGAGCGCGAGGCGGCAATCCTGGCGCTGGCCTGGCGCGAGTTCCAGCACGTCTCTGCCGAGAGAATCGTGTCCGGCAGCGGCCTGCCACTGCTGCATCGCCTGGTCGCAACGGTGGACGGACGAACGCACGTGCCCCTGAGCACCGCCGAGATCGTTGCACGCGCCGTGGCCGGCGACGATCTGCAGTGCGCGGCGGTGATCGACACCTTCTGCGCGCTGCTCGGCTCGCTGGCCGGCAATCTCGCACTCACCCTCGGCGCACAGGGTGGCGTTTATGTTGGCGGTGGTATCATTCCCCGTCTCGGGGATATCTTCGATCGCTCGCGCTTCCGCGCGCGGTTCGAGGCCAAGGGGCGCTTCGCTTCCTATCTGGCCGCAATTCCGACCTATGTGATCCTTTCTCCTGCACCGGCTCTGCTGGGTGCTGCCCATGCCCTGGCCGAGTGCGAGGGTTGCCCATGA